One Synechococcus sp. PROS-9-1 DNA window includes the following coding sequences:
- a CDS encoding glycosyltransferase has product MKNIVLLSTAEWDNPFWTNKQHTACSLADLDCRILYIESLGLRRPSIHPRDWHRLIKRFTKAFSLPKKINSNLWVWSPLVIPAPTTWHTKLLNRIVFSVSLYLVMMILGFNDSILWTYNPLTKNYVSIKHFSSTIYHCVDNISAQPGMNARLINAEEKKLCNDVDHVFVTSSTLYRSLKRWTKNITYMPNVVDFKHFSKARSRRPAPNEYIDIPEPRLLFVGAISSYKVDLGMIREIALMMPSWSIVLIGLVGEGDPATNIKEIDDLSNIYLLGPKPYQDLPIYMSHSQVGLLPCLLNKYTESMFPMKFFEYLAAGLPVVSTQLAALNSFKDCFLTGKNSFEFVVHIKSILDGRSTINPDHASSIASKYTYEMRSVAMLRIIDRVLDKSMRR; this is encoded by the coding sequence ATGAAAAATATTGTCCTTTTATCAACAGCTGAATGGGATAACCCATTTTGGACTAATAAGCAGCACACTGCATGCAGCTTAGCAGATTTAGATTGCCGAATATTGTATATTGAATCACTTGGCCTTAGAAGGCCAAGTATTCATCCTAGAGATTGGCATAGGTTAATTAAACGCTTCACTAAAGCATTTTCTTTGCCTAAAAAAATTAATTCAAACCTATGGGTTTGGTCCCCCCTTGTCATTCCTGCGCCAACAACTTGGCATACTAAGCTATTAAACAGAATTGTCTTTTCAGTATCCCTATATCTTGTTATGATGATTTTAGGGTTTAATGATTCCATATTATGGACCTATAATCCCCTTACCAAGAACTATGTTAGCATTAAGCATTTCTCTTCAACAATTTACCATTGTGTCGATAATATTTCTGCCCAGCCTGGCATGAATGCCCGCCTGATTAATGCTGAAGAGAAAAAGCTTTGTAACGATGTAGATCATGTGTTCGTTACCTCTTCAACCTTATATCGCTCTCTAAAAAGATGGACAAAAAATATTACGTATATGCCAAATGTAGTAGATTTTAAGCACTTTAGTAAGGCTAGGAGTAGGCGTCCAGCTCCCAACGAATATATAGATATACCCGAGCCTAGGTTGCTTTTTGTCGGGGCTATTAGTTCTTATAAAGTAGACTTAGGCATGATTCGTGAAATTGCCTTGATGATGCCAAGCTGGTCGATAGTTTTAATTGGACTGGTTGGAGAGGGAGATCCAGCCACGAATATTAAAGAAATAGATGATTTATCAAATATCTACCTTTTAGGTCCCAAGCCATACCAGGATTTGCCTATTTATATGTCTCATTCGCAAGTGGGTCTTTTACCTTGTTTGTTGAATAAGTATACAGAATCTATGTTTCCAATGAAATTTTTTGAGTATTTAGCAGCAGGACTTCCTGTAGTTTCGACACAGCTAGCAGCATTGAATAGTTTTAAAGATTGCTTTTTGACAGGAAAAAATTCCTTTGAGTTTGTAGTACATATTAAATCCATTCTAGATGGCCGGTCAACTATTAACCCAGATCATGCCAGTTCTATAGCGTCTAAGTACACTTATGAAATGAGATCTGTCGCTATGCTTAGGATAATTGACCGAGTTTTGGATAAATCAATGAGGAGATGA
- a CDS encoding O-antigen ligase, producing the protein MSFANSPLLRLQFVVFVALGLFGQVLFSVIAHFLDFDNRVCMLLYRGGYLCLCSYIVVYSFKESNKIFLRPFPISLFFFWFYYFMRLVWDSSVANVDLMLPIWEFFAWGFGSCFLPSLTAFVLSGRVIRQSNSAFLGIAGAFMLGTASILFFLINGFERVRFMLPNLNPINVSQSFMLLSLIGLSSVFWGSRSNRRIRALSFAVFFLALMMGAYAGSRGAMLSFAASCIVLIFLYFQSSFTFKRRKFFAVAGVLFASFFLFITFVLPSFFERINTSGFDANSIIRMMAFKESFDAFLGHPLFGAGFRLHLTLQENIYSGFSVWFPHNLIAESLGLGGMLLSVTLCCCLVLAFRNAYALSKSLEFESWRLSILVASFGFVLFSGHLSNIPLFWIAMGIAASPSDISAQKS; encoded by the coding sequence ATGTCTTTCGCGAATTCCCCACTTTTGAGATTGCAGTTTGTTGTCTTTGTTGCGTTGGGCTTGTTCGGGCAAGTCCTGTTCTCTGTGATCGCGCATTTTTTGGATTTTGATAATCGTGTTTGTATGCTGCTTTACCGTGGAGGCTACTTATGCTTATGTTCTTATATTGTCGTCTATTCCTTTAAGGAAAGTAATAAAATATTTCTTAGGCCTTTCCCTATTAGCTTGTTCTTCTTCTGGTTTTATTATTTTATGCGGCTAGTTTGGGACTCTTCGGTGGCTAATGTTGACCTCATGTTGCCTATCTGGGAGTTTTTTGCATGGGGGTTTGGAAGTTGTTTCCTTCCTTCTTTGACTGCTTTTGTTTTGTCAGGAAGGGTCATACGCCAATCAAACTCTGCCTTTCTCGGTATTGCGGGAGCATTCATGTTGGGCACTGCTTCAATTCTGTTTTTTTTGATTAATGGATTCGAGCGAGTTCGCTTTATGCTCCCCAATCTTAATCCAATTAATGTATCTCAATCTTTCATGCTTCTTTCCTTGATTGGGTTGTCTTCTGTGTTTTGGGGCTCTCGTTCAAATCGGAGGATCCGTGCACTCTCTTTTGCTGTTTTCTTTTTAGCCTTGATGATGGGAGCTTATGCTGGCTCAAGGGGCGCAATGCTATCTTTTGCCGCCTCATGCATAGTCCTTATTTTTCTTTATTTCCAATCAAGCTTCACCTTTAAACGTCGTAAGTTTTTTGCTGTCGCAGGTGTGTTATTTGCAAGTTTCTTCTTGTTTATTACTTTTGTTCTGCCCTCGTTTTTCGAACGTATAAATACTTCAGGCTTCGATGCTAATTCCATTATAAGGATGATGGCTTTTAAGGAGAGTTTTGATGCATTTTTAGGTCACCCGTTGTTCGGTGCCGGTTTTCGTCTCCATTTAACTTTACAAGAAAATATTTATTCTGGCTTTTCTGTTTGGTTCCCTCATAACTTGATCGCAGAGAGTTTGGGCCTTGGTGGCATGTTGCTCTCAGTAACGCTCTGTTGTTGTTTAGTCCTTGCTTTCCGAAATGCTTATGCCTTAAGCAAATCGCTTGAATTTGAGTCTTGGCGTCTTTCCATCTTAGTGGCGTCTTTTGGATTTGTTCTTTTTTCTGGCCATCTCTCAAATATTCCGTTGTTTTGGATTGCGATGGGGATAGCAGCTTCTCCTAGTGATATTTCTGCTCAAAAGTCATGA
- the selD gene encoding selenide, water dikinase SelD, whose amino-acid sequence MPLTSAHHLVLAGGGHSHALVLLDWCMHPQRRPAGLITLVNRQSSTLYSGMIPGLIAGHYKRSDVAIDLRRLCDRAGVSLVIAEITGLDVMQQQLKIRDRPPLSFSQLSINVGGITLPGSLQAIRPLELALETLDENQGPNSTPFQLLGSGLAAMEVALALRKRWPKRRLQLLHRPETVPSQLLSSLSQVSIEALPNTALNPSGPGLRCTGSQAPEWLSSSGLPCCRESGRVRTHSSLQVLGHPAIFAAGDCAVVDDQPRPPSGVWAVRATATLAHNLRAWSEGDPLRHWHPQRLALQLLGGVHPKGYPQAWALWGGIKIGPHPWIWRWKQRIDRRFMARFDQGPAMGSRAMDCRGCAAKLPAAPLEAALEAAGLKSLGSSPEDAASLGNDWLQSVDGFPALINDPWLNGRLTALHASSDLWACGTSVDSAMAVITLPKTAAALQQELLSQTLSGLRSAFEPQGAQLIGGHTLEARADAPTPLSLGLQVSLSVNGKRPAHPWSKGGLQPGDQLLLSRPLGTGVLFAAAMAGAAQPEDLDHALAQMGTSQHPIVQQLQELISLEAEALPSCTDVTGFGLLGHLSEMLQASSQNLQVVLDGSAIPALPGALKLLKGQYASSLAPANRRAWSLLDPTQGKPAKVILARASSGCTPEDHQAMLELLVDPQTCGPLMLSCSGAMADALLQAHDTEWHHIGVVSALRADSACASAAIQPLDLDLAASPGPADL is encoded by the coding sequence ATGCCTCTGACGAGCGCTCACCATCTCGTGTTGGCCGGAGGTGGGCACAGCCACGCCCTGGTGCTTCTCGATTGGTGCATGCATCCGCAACGGCGACCAGCTGGATTGATCACGTTGGTGAATCGGCAGAGCTCAACGCTGTATTCCGGGATGATTCCCGGCCTGATCGCCGGCCACTACAAACGCTCTGACGTCGCCATTGACCTCCGCCGCCTGTGCGATCGGGCCGGCGTTTCGCTGGTGATCGCCGAGATCACCGGTTTGGACGTGATGCAACAGCAGCTGAAGATACGGGACAGACCTCCCCTGAGCTTCAGCCAACTGAGCATCAACGTGGGCGGGATCACATTGCCAGGCTCTTTGCAGGCGATCAGGCCCCTGGAACTAGCACTGGAAACGTTGGATGAGAACCAGGGCCCGAACTCCACTCCCTTCCAACTGCTTGGCAGCGGCCTGGCGGCCATGGAGGTGGCCTTGGCGTTGCGGAAGCGCTGGCCCAAACGAAGGCTGCAACTGCTTCATCGGCCCGAAACAGTACCGAGCCAGCTGCTCTCAAGCCTCAGCCAAGTAAGCATTGAAGCGCTACCGAATACTGCACTCAACCCATCAGGTCCAGGGCTGCGCTGCACGGGCAGCCAAGCCCCTGAGTGGCTGAGCTCCAGCGGCTTGCCCTGTTGCCGAGAGAGCGGACGGGTGCGGACTCATTCCAGCCTTCAAGTGCTTGGGCATCCAGCAATTTTTGCGGCCGGGGACTGCGCGGTCGTAGACGACCAACCCCGCCCGCCATCTGGCGTGTGGGCCGTTCGCGCTACCGCCACCTTGGCCCACAATCTCCGGGCCTGGAGCGAAGGTGATCCCTTACGCCACTGGCACCCTCAACGTCTTGCCCTGCAGCTACTGGGTGGTGTGCATCCAAAGGGCTACCCACAAGCTTGGGCTCTGTGGGGCGGGATCAAGATCGGTCCCCACCCCTGGATTTGGCGCTGGAAACAGCGCATCGACCGCCGGTTCATGGCACGGTTTGATCAGGGTCCGGCTATGGGCTCCAGAGCAATGGATTGCCGCGGCTGCGCGGCCAAGCTCCCTGCCGCCCCGCTGGAAGCAGCACTGGAAGCGGCTGGCCTGAAATCGCTCGGCAGCTCACCGGAAGACGCCGCCAGCCTTGGCAACGACTGGCTGCAAAGTGTGGACGGCTTCCCGGCCTTGATCAATGATCCATGGCTCAATGGCCGGCTCACCGCCTTGCATGCCAGCTCTGATCTTTGGGCTTGTGGCACCAGCGTGGATTCAGCCATGGCCGTGATCACCTTGCCCAAAACAGCAGCCGCGCTGCAACAGGAGCTGCTGAGCCAAACCCTTTCGGGACTTCGTTCCGCCTTCGAACCACAGGGGGCGCAGCTCATCGGCGGCCACACCTTGGAGGCTCGCGCAGATGCTCCCACTCCTCTGTCACTCGGGCTGCAAGTGAGCCTGAGTGTGAATGGCAAACGGCCCGCTCACCCCTGGAGCAAAGGAGGCTTGCAGCCGGGAGATCAGCTGCTGCTCTCCCGCCCACTCGGAACTGGAGTCCTGTTTGCCGCGGCCATGGCCGGTGCCGCCCAACCCGAGGATCTCGACCATGCCTTGGCTCAGATGGGGACGAGCCAGCACCCCATCGTTCAGCAGCTACAGGAGCTGATCAGCCTTGAAGCCGAGGCTCTACCAAGCTGCACCGATGTGACTGGTTTTGGCCTGCTTGGCCATCTCAGTGAAATGCTCCAGGCCAGCAGCCAAAACCTACAAGTGGTGCTCGATGGCTCGGCAATTCCCGCCTTGCCGGGAGCCTTGAAGCTCTTGAAAGGCCAGTACGCGAGCAGCTTGGCGCCAGCCAACCGCAGGGCCTGGTCGTTGCTCGATCCCACTCAAGGCAAACCCGCAAAGGTGATCCTTGCTCGTGCAAGCAGCGGCTGCACTCCCGAGGATCACCAGGCAATGCTCGAACTGCTGGTGGATCCCCAAACCTGCGGACCTCTAATGCTGAGCTGTTCCGGAGCGATGGCGGACGCGTTGCTACAAGCCCACGACACGGAGTGGCATCACATTGGTGTGGTCAGCGCATTGCGCGCAGACTCTGCCTGCGCAAGCGCTGCAATTCAGCCCCTAGATCTGGACCTGGCTGCCAGCCCTGGGCCAGCAGATCTTTAG
- a CDS encoding glycosyltransferase family A protein yields the protein MRTLKPLISVIIPVFNKASFLPFALDSVRKQTFRDFEVIVVDDASTDNSIECLPQFSSLDILLLRRARPGPGGYAARNLAVTHAKGSWISFLDADDLWMPNHLSVVVESIFMDQGVTFICTGFLEKKYNSVKRIVHYRDTLFSASTFLGLYSKSDIIHTNSMTIRRDDFLKTGGFPEKNVKRGGDHMLWLKLVLLGNPILLLSTITTCYQTEHSGVVSNPQFMQDEHPVVYVVRMALSGELLIPDTWGRVEKIHLKNFANRKTLLWMAQKKRSGILLWTDYKLPFPFVSSPLNILRWFVIVLSPGIVLKVLTRCKGFLTSCAKKLN from the coding sequence ATGAGAACATTAAAGCCTCTAATATCAGTAATTATTCCTGTATTTAACAAGGCAAGTTTTCTTCCTTTTGCCTTAGATAGTGTTAGGAAGCAAACCTTTAGAGACTTTGAGGTTATTGTTGTTGATGATGCTTCAACAGATAATTCTATCGAATGCCTTCCTCAATTCTCATCTCTTGATATTCTATTGTTACGACGAGCCCGCCCAGGACCAGGAGGCTATGCGGCTAGAAATTTAGCGGTGACGCATGCAAAAGGTTCATGGATATCTTTTCTCGATGCAGATGACTTGTGGATGCCCAATCATCTTTCTGTAGTTGTGGAGTCTATCTTTATGGACCAAGGTGTTACGTTTATCTGTACTGGGTTTCTTGAGAAAAAGTACAATTCTGTTAAGAGAATAGTTCATTATCGTGATACCTTGTTTTCTGCATCAACTTTCTTAGGCCTTTATTCAAAGTCCGATATAATTCATACTAATTCAATGACCATTCGCCGGGATGATTTTCTGAAGACTGGTGGTTTCCCCGAAAAAAATGTAAAGCGAGGTGGTGATCACATGCTGTGGTTAAAATTAGTATTGTTGGGCAATCCTATTTTATTGCTGTCTACTATAACCACTTGCTATCAAACTGAGCATAGCGGTGTTGTTTCTAATCCTCAGTTTATGCAAGATGAACATCCTGTTGTGTATGTGGTAAGAATGGCCTTGTCTGGAGAATTATTAATTCCTGATACTTGGGGGAGAGTAGAAAAGATTCATTTGAAAAACTTTGCAAACCGTAAGACATTGCTTTGGATGGCTCAAAAAAAGAGGTCTGGAATCTTATTGTGGACCGATTATAAGTTGCCTTTTCCCTTTGTATCGTCGCCATTAAATATATTAAGGTGGTTTGTGATTGTTTTATCCCCTGGAATAGTTCTAAAGGTTCTTACGAGATGCAAGGGTTTTCTGACGTCATGTGCAAAAAAGTTAAATTGA
- a CDS encoding CCA tRNA nucleotidyltransferase encodes MLEAERVEHPGLPSQLLPALQAIASAAGVSRLALVGGAVRDALLHDQHCDPWRDLPDLDLVLEGSASELAAALERHYGDQRVEDVRIHAAYGTAELSFDGVLLDLAGARQEHYPAPGENPVVESGSLERDLQRRDFTVNAMALELSLSGDGEPWLLDPHGGQDHLARRELAFLHGSSVADDPTRVVRACRYAARLAFVLAPEAQQQINQTLEAWPWAWTHGDPPAASPPALATRLRMELELLFEREPWPEALLALQSWGALMLLDPALQADSRLVRSLIQAQRLHLPLLLALVAGADDPLELAARLQLPQQQQRWLQQMQELSAWLEVNAFEDALAGWTAEEWCDALEQQAWGAEAVALLVSQNPPQRRPLLRWWGRWRHCPSPLTAKDLLAQGWQPGPDLGAELQRLRRQSLRAMR; translated from the coding sequence CTGCTGGAGGCTGAGCGGGTGGAACATCCAGGCCTTCCATCCCAGCTTTTGCCGGCGCTTCAGGCCATCGCATCAGCGGCTGGAGTGTCGCGCTTAGCCCTTGTGGGTGGTGCTGTCCGTGATGCCTTGCTGCATGATCAGCACTGCGATCCATGGCGAGACCTGCCGGATTTGGATTTGGTACTGGAAGGCTCGGCCTCCGAGTTGGCGGCAGCGCTGGAGCGGCACTACGGAGACCAGCGGGTGGAGGATGTTCGCATCCACGCTGCCTACGGCACCGCTGAGCTGTCCTTCGATGGCGTCCTGCTCGATCTCGCTGGGGCGCGGCAAGAGCATTACCCAGCTCCGGGCGAAAACCCTGTGGTGGAGAGCGGCTCTTTGGAGCGAGATCTGCAGCGCCGGGATTTCACGGTGAACGCGATGGCCTTGGAGCTGTCGCTCTCCGGCGATGGTGAGCCATGGCTCTTGGATCCGCACGGCGGCCAGGACCATCTGGCGCGCCGTGAACTTGCCTTCTTGCACGGCTCCAGCGTGGCCGATGACCCCACGCGCGTGGTGCGTGCCTGCCGTTATGCCGCTCGATTGGCATTCGTTTTGGCACCAGAAGCGCAGCAGCAGATCAACCAGACGCTCGAGGCCTGGCCTTGGGCATGGACCCACGGCGATCCGCCGGCTGCCTCTCCCCCTGCTCTCGCCACGCGTCTCCGGATGGAATTAGAGCTCCTATTTGAACGGGAGCCATGGCCTGAGGCTCTTCTTGCTCTTCAGTCCTGGGGAGCTTTGATGCTGCTGGACCCCGCCCTGCAGGCTGATTCCCGCCTGGTTCGCAGTTTGATTCAGGCCCAGCGGTTGCATCTTCCATTGCTGCTAGCGCTCGTGGCTGGAGCCGATGATCCGCTGGAGTTGGCGGCTCGGCTGCAGTTGCCGCAGCAACAGCAGCGCTGGTTGCAGCAGATGCAGGAGCTCAGCGCTTGGCTGGAAGTCAACGCGTTTGAGGACGCCTTGGCTGGCTGGACGGCGGAGGAGTGGTGTGATGCCTTGGAGCAGCAAGCCTGGGGTGCGGAAGCGGTGGCGTTGCTGGTGAGTCAGAACCCGCCGCAGAGAAGACCGTTGTTGCGCTGGTGGGGGCGCTGGCGCCATTGCCCATCTCCCCTAACCGCTAAAGATCTGCTGGCCCAGGGCTGGCAGCCAGGTCCAGATCTAGGGGCTGAATTGCAGCGCTTGCGCAGGCAGAGTCTGCGCGCAATGCGCTGA
- a CDS encoding UvrD-helicase domain-containing protein, whose product MSFLSGLNDAQKRAVDHHEGPLLVVAGAGSGKTRALTHRIAHLIGEHGADPAQILAVTFTNKAAREMKERLEMLLAQRLAQSQFGQPWSTLPPVEQRQLRTRIYREVTKELWIGTFHALFARLLRFDIDKFKDPEGLTWTKQFSIYDEADAQSLVKEIVTQELQLDPKRFEPKKVRWAISNAKNQGWSPDDLEANAEGQRGKLSADVYRRYRKALAANNALDFDDLLLLPVQLLQQNEQVRGYWYRRFRHVLVDEYQDTNRTQYELIKLLVTDGKEPQQVDDWSGRSVFVVGDADQSIYSFRAADFTILMGFQDDFGDKAPDDVTRTMVKLEENYRSTATILEAANALISNNSERIEKVLRPTRGEGELISLTRCDDEIAEAEAVVHRMRMMEAANPDLSWKDMAVLYRTNAQSRAIEESLVRWRIPYVVVGGLRFYDRREIKDLLGYLRLLINPADTVSLLRVINVPKRGIGKTTIQRLTDAANQLGIPLWDVVSDPEAVRSLGGRSARGLLQFCELINSLKERIHAATPSELIQEVMEKSGYVSELIADGSDEAEERRRNLQELVNAGLQYQEENDEGDLEGFLASAALASDADSKDTAADRVTLMTLHSSKGLEFPVVCLVGLEQGLFPSYRSLDDPASLEEERRLCYVGITRAKERLFISHASERRLWGGMREPAMPSVFLSELPEGLVQGDVPRSGGAALRREQRLERLTRVDRNDSQRVASGGASGAPANAVRRRQAGPAPGKSWSVGDQVVHASFGVGEITHTFGSGEKVSIAVKFAGMGPKILDPRLAPIEPAGG is encoded by the coding sequence ATGAGTTTTCTCTCAGGCCTCAACGACGCCCAGAAGCGAGCGGTTGACCATCATGAAGGCCCTCTTCTGGTGGTTGCTGGAGCGGGGAGTGGCAAGACCCGAGCGCTGACCCATCGGATTGCCCATCTCATTGGTGAGCATGGGGCCGATCCGGCCCAAATCTTGGCGGTGACGTTTACCAATAAGGCCGCCCGTGAGATGAAAGAGCGGTTGGAAATGCTTTTGGCGCAACGGTTAGCCCAGAGTCAATTCGGTCAACCCTGGAGCACGCTCCCTCCGGTGGAGCAGCGACAGTTGCGTACGCGGATTTATCGCGAGGTCACGAAAGAATTGTGGATTGGCACCTTCCATGCCTTGTTCGCACGGCTGTTGCGCTTCGATATCGATAAATTTAAGGATCCTGAAGGCCTCACCTGGACGAAGCAATTCTCCATTTATGACGAGGCGGATGCTCAGAGTTTGGTGAAGGAGATTGTGACCCAAGAGTTGCAGCTTGATCCAAAACGCTTTGAGCCCAAAAAAGTGCGCTGGGCGATTAGTAATGCCAAAAATCAAGGTTGGTCACCCGACGATTTAGAAGCCAACGCCGAGGGGCAGCGGGGCAAGCTCAGCGCCGATGTGTACAGGCGCTATCGCAAGGCTCTGGCTGCCAATAATGCCCTGGATTTTGATGACCTTCTGCTCCTTCCTGTGCAGTTGCTTCAGCAGAATGAGCAAGTGCGTGGTTATTGGTATCGCCGGTTCCGACACGTGCTTGTCGATGAATATCAAGACACCAATCGCACCCAGTATGAGTTAATCAAGCTGTTGGTGACGGATGGCAAAGAGCCGCAACAAGTGGATGATTGGTCAGGTCGATCGGTGTTTGTGGTGGGTGATGCTGACCAAAGCATCTACAGCTTTCGTGCTGCAGATTTCACGATTTTGATGGGTTTTCAGGACGACTTTGGTGACAAAGCTCCTGATGATGTCACCCGCACGATGGTGAAGTTGGAGGAGAATTATCGCTCCACCGCCACCATTTTAGAAGCTGCCAATGCCCTGATTTCGAATAACAGCGAGCGGATCGAGAAGGTGCTGCGACCCACGCGTGGTGAGGGTGAATTGATCTCACTCACCCGCTGCGATGACGAAATCGCCGAAGCGGAAGCGGTGGTCCATCGCATGCGGATGATGGAGGCGGCCAATCCAGACCTCAGCTGGAAGGATATGGCTGTGCTGTATCGCACCAACGCCCAGTCTCGAGCAATTGAAGAATCCTTGGTGCGCTGGCGTATTCCCTATGTGGTAGTTGGCGGGCTGCGTTTCTACGACCGTCGTGAAATCAAAGACCTGTTGGGTTACTTGCGTCTTTTGATCAACCCCGCCGATACCGTCAGCTTGCTGCGGGTGATCAACGTGCCCAAGCGTGGCATTGGTAAAACCACCATTCAGCGCTTAACCGACGCTGCAAATCAGTTGGGGATTCCGCTTTGGGACGTGGTGAGCGATCCCGAGGCGGTGCGTTCCCTGGGCGGTCGTTCCGCAAGGGGGCTACTTCAGTTCTGTGAATTGATCAACAGCCTGAAGGAGCGCATTCATGCTGCGACCCCATCGGAACTGATCCAAGAGGTGATGGAGAAGAGCGGCTATGTCAGCGAGTTGATCGCTGATGGCTCCGATGAGGCCGAAGAGCGTCGCCGCAACCTCCAGGAGCTGGTGAATGCGGGTCTTCAATATCAGGAAGAAAATGATGAGGGTGACCTAGAGGGTTTTCTGGCCTCCGCCGCGCTCGCCAGTGATGCCGATAGCAAAGACACGGCGGCAGACAGGGTCACCTTGATGACCTTGCACAGCAGCAAGGGACTCGAATTTCCTGTGGTTTGCCTGGTTGGACTGGAGCAGGGATTGTTCCCCAGCTATCGCTCCCTCGATGATCCAGCGTCGCTGGAGGAAGAGCGCCGACTTTGCTACGTCGGCATCACCCGTGCCAAAGAGCGATTATTCATCTCTCACGCCAGTGAAAGGCGCTTGTGGGGGGGGATGCGCGAGCCGGCGATGCCCAGTGTGTTTCTTTCCGAATTGCCGGAAGGTCTTGTTCAGGGCGATGTGCCTCGAAGCGGAGGAGCGGCGCTGCGGCGTGAGCAGCGCCTGGAGCGCCTTACCCGCGTTGACCGCAATGACTCACAACGGGTGGCCTCCGGTGGAGCATCCGGAGCGCCAGCTAATGCCGTGCGTCGCCGCCAGGCCGGACCAGCCCCAGGAAAAAGCTGGAGTGTGGGCGATCAGGTGGTCCATGCCAGCTTCGGGGTCGGGGAGATCACCCACACGTTTGGTAGTGGCGAAAAGGTGTCGATTGCCGTGAAATTTGCGGGCATGGGCCCCAAAATTCTCGACCCGCGCTTGGCCCCCATTGAGCCTGCTGGAGGCTGA
- a CDS encoding glycosyltransferase family 2 protein, whose translation MTLEIEGISNTSFSILIEWENVLLSGESRAYKMLSRVIAQANLLKNFCEIIVSANTDQPELKERPKELNENIEWKLIVNTGLHYYQLKDEAARHAKSEVIIFVDSDVLPDKDWLKNLTDSFRNPRIQASCGKAYIDHHNLYTKAFALFWFFPTKNYHLSRPRRTTNHFFANNVAFKKNLFLQYYFGKNDQVSRGGCLALGESLRKDGIDIYLCENAFVAHPPPQFGSHFILRALAQGRDRLLRNKPCQRHIGYSIYRLFENSVKSFAKITLRHRSVDLPLIFIPGAIIIGQIYYLIYFLGEVFTIFGFKPVLKISI comes from the coding sequence ATGACGCTAGAAATAGAAGGTATTAGCAATACATCCTTTTCTATCCTGATCGAATGGGAGAATGTTCTCCTTTCAGGGGAATCAAGAGCGTATAAAATGCTATCAAGAGTGATCGCTCAAGCCAATTTATTAAAAAATTTTTGTGAAATAATTGTTAGTGCCAATACAGATCAGCCCGAGTTGAAAGAGAGACCAAAAGAACTAAATGAAAATATTGAATGGAAATTAATTGTAAATACAGGACTCCACTACTATCAACTCAAAGACGAAGCAGCACGCCACGCCAAGAGTGAAGTTATCATCTTTGTTGACAGTGATGTACTTCCGGATAAAGACTGGCTAAAAAATCTTACAGATTCGTTTAGAAATCCAAGAATTCAAGCAAGCTGCGGGAAAGCATACATAGATCATCATAATTTATATACAAAAGCATTCGCATTGTTTTGGTTTTTTCCAACCAAAAACTACCATCTTTCCAGGCCAAGAAGAACAACTAATCACTTCTTTGCAAACAATGTAGCCTTTAAGAAAAATCTTTTCTTGCAATACTATTTCGGAAAGAATGATCAGGTATCGCGAGGTGGTTGTTTAGCCTTAGGGGAAAGTCTACGAAAAGATGGAATAGACATTTATCTCTGCGAAAATGCTTTTGTTGCACATCCTCCACCGCAATTTGGAAGTCATTTTATTCTAAGAGCGCTTGCACAAGGAAGAGATCGTCTTTTGCGAAATAAACCTTGTCAGCGGCACATTGGCTATTCTATATATAGACTATTCGAAAATAGTGTAAAATCTTTCGCAAAAATTACCCTGCGTCATAGATCAGTAGACTTACCCTTGATTTTCATACCAGGAGCAATAATAATTGGCCAAATATATTATTTAATTTATTTTCTTGGCGAGGTCTTTACTATTTTTGGTTTCAAACCAGTATTAAAGATATCAATTTAA